A genomic segment from Streptomyces sp. NBC_00654 encodes:
- a CDS encoding LuxR family transcriptional regulator, whose protein sequence is MLQALGLGPGEEVIYTALLATPTGSARDLARQTGLDEAESVKILDDLAARGLVAVVAEAASGSPEPAEGEAGPPPARYRLTPPSVALAPLLVEQRNALHHAETAFSILSEQYRSTAAQTAGGVVEVVVGVEQVAHRFHQLQSGAQRELLVFLVGAPIAVPREDTDTAESSALDRGVDFRVVAAKDYLDGHDIVRDVRTAVMAGLDLRLVDSLPLKMVVSDRERAMVPLDMADSGGEPSAIVVHRSGLLTALVHLFEKEWAQARPMYTTTGAPEEPAADQPTEGELEVLARLLAGISDRRTASQLGLSVRTVERRIRRLMDLAGVDSRLQLGWHAARAGWLCPPSPSV, encoded by the coding sequence CGGTTCCGCGCGGGACCTGGCCCGGCAGACCGGACTCGACGAGGCCGAGAGCGTCAAGATCCTCGATGACCTGGCGGCGCGGGGCCTGGTGGCTGTCGTGGCGGAGGCCGCGAGCGGGTCGCCCGAACCCGCCGAGGGCGAGGCCGGCCCGCCGCCCGCCCGCTATCGGCTCACACCGCCCTCGGTGGCCCTGGCTCCGCTCCTTGTCGAGCAGCGCAACGCGCTTCACCATGCCGAGACCGCCTTCTCGATCCTTAGCGAGCAGTACCGCAGTACCGCCGCACAGACCGCGGGGGGTGTCGTGGAGGTGGTCGTCGGTGTGGAGCAGGTCGCGCACCGGTTCCACCAATTGCAGAGCGGGGCCCAGCGGGAGTTGCTCGTCTTCCTCGTCGGCGCGCCCATCGCGGTGCCGCGCGAGGACACCGACACGGCGGAGAGTTCCGCGCTGGATCGCGGAGTCGACTTCCGGGTCGTCGCCGCCAAGGACTATCTGGACGGTCACGACATCGTGCGGGATGTGCGGACGGCTGTCATGGCGGGCCTCGACCTGCGCCTGGTCGACTCGCTGCCGCTGAAGATGGTCGTGTCGGACCGGGAACGCGCCATGGTGCCACTGGACATGGCGGACTCCGGTGGTGAGCCGAGCGCGATCGTGGTGCACCGCAGCGGCCTGCTGACGGCCCTGGTCCATCTCTTCGAGAAGGAATGGGCCCAGGCCCGGCCGATGTACACGACCACGGGGGCGCCCGAGGAACCTGCGGCCGATCAGCCGACCGAGGGGGAACTGGAGGTCCTCGCACGGCTGTTGGCGGGCATCTCGGACCGGCGGACGGCGTCCCAGCTCGGTCTCTCCGTGCGTACGGTGGAGCGGCGGATACGCCGTTTGATGGACCTCGCCGGAGTGGACTCGCGCTTGCAGCTCGGCTGGCACGCGGCACGTGCGGGCTGGCTGTGCCCGCCCTCTCCGTCTGTCTGA